A single region of the Candidatus Protochlamydia amoebophila UWE25 genome encodes:
- a CDS encoding fasciclin domain-containing protein translates to MQIFYKFIFSALVVGSLCNQVEADCLRCKKIEAERAKEQAEHPQQVGYYDDHISMVDQPKLSSSSNSTTISTNPKSTNTNKLTAAAPTSEQVENQPNVTGNLYISENVYQDSKNPQNKIVEETIEESIQIPQDQLSVNSPSQFTTQTANSQTFSTLVNLLKTKDLLTTLSGSFTIFIPSNEALRALPPETLKNLFIPENKEQLSNWISNHIVPAKIIKKDIKSMQVKALSGKDLDISVNGDILTVNGVKVVRTETANDDGVMYVIDQVLFLSPIDSVK, encoded by the coding sequence ATGCAAATATTTTACAAATTTATCTTTTCCGCTTTAGTCGTAGGCAGTTTATGTAATCAGGTTGAAGCCGATTGCCTCCGCTGCAAAAAAATTGAGGCTGAACGTGCAAAAGAACAAGCTGAACATCCTCAACAAGTCGGTTACTATGACGATCACATTAGCATGGTAGATCAACCTAAACTCTCTAGCTCATCAAACTCTACCACTATAAGCACGAATCCCAAATCAACAAATACTAATAAGCTTACTGCTGCCGCACCAACCTCAGAACAAGTTGAAAATCAACCAAATGTGACGGGCAATCTTTACATTAGTGAAAATGTCTATCAAGATTCTAAGAATCCACAAAACAAAATTGTGGAAGAAACAATCGAAGAAAGTATTCAAATTCCTCAAGATCAGCTCTCAGTTAATTCACCTTCTCAATTCACTACACAAACTGCAAATTCACAAACTTTTTCTACTTTGGTAAATCTCTTAAAAACGAAGGATTTGCTAACAACACTCAGTGGCTCTTTTACAATTTTTATTCCCTCTAATGAAGCTTTGCGTGCTCTTCCACCAGAAACTTTAAAAAATTTATTCATCCCTGAAAATAAAGAACAATTATCTAATTGGATAAGCAATCACATCGTTCCAGCAAAAATCATTAAAAAAGATATTAAAAGTATGCAAGTGAAAGCTTTGAGTGGTAAGGATTTAGATATTTCTGTCAACGGAGATATATTAACAGTGAATGGTGTTAAAGTTGTTCGAACTGAAACTGCTAACGATGATGGTGTGATGTATGTAATTGATCAAGTTTTATTTTTAAGTCCTATAGACTCCGTAAAATAA
- the treY gene encoding malto-oligosyltrehalose synthase, which produces MNDLSIIPLVTYRLQFNQHFTFNQASKLIPYFKDLGISHLYASPINKSQPGSLHGYDLIDITQLNPDIGTKEEFFLFTESLREMKMGLIVDFVPNHMCINEGNKWWNDVLENGLSSLYAEYFDINWTPLKPELNNKVLLPILDKQYGKVIDDQNLKIAFKQGAFFVQYHKKFYPLNPSSWVLILNLLVEHLKNNLECNQSQLSELESIVTALAYMPSILETDLEKRKERSREKEVIKKRLVKLIQHNPTILIDIHEVLKKFNVSEDCPPNYDNLEKLLNEQAYRLSYWRVTNEEINYRRFCDINELASMCVENESVFDKMHSWIFNMIKQNHVQGLRIDHVDGLFDPEQYFMRLQGKYKQLLGNYDLHEQKAFYVVIEKILIGNEKLRSHWLVHGTTGYDFLNLVNGVFVFTQHSEDFYQIYRNFTGSFQEIEEIIYQAKKLILSNFLSSELQMLSRCLEIIAEQHRWSRDYTFESLRSALIDIVACFPVYRSYIRFSDEIINPEDKVLINEAIKLAKKVNPASDLSVLNFVQDVLLFENPPGLNQKQIDDRKYFIMRFQQLSAPIAAKGIEDTFFYRFYPLSSLNEVGMKPGQFGIDVSHFHRINQMRLQNWPHSLLTTFTHDTKRSEDVRARINVLSEDPQEWNLMLNRWHKFNHLSQSELHQKELDRNEEYLLYQTLIGTWPIYEMDANALVHYCHRIELYMIKALREAKIHTSWINHQVDYENSVRNFIQRILSPDSLFLIDFKAWIPKIIKAGLFNSISQLILKITSPGIPDFYQGSELWEFSLVDPDNRHLVDYSSRPQLLQIIKQRSKEDLPKFIHQLVQNPEDGLIKLYVTSVLLNFRNGYFKIFQEGDYQPVEIIGNKSQHVIAFTRSISNMQLLVVVGRFFKNLTDISTILPINQVWDQTYLSISLPNGEAYRDILSGQTFEFESCQSISLSQLFSHFPFAVLLKE; this is translated from the coding sequence ATGAACGATCTTTCTATCATCCCCTTAGTCACTTATCGTTTACAATTCAACCAACATTTCACATTTAATCAAGCAAGCAAATTAATTCCTTATTTTAAAGATTTAGGAATTTCTCATCTTTATGCCTCTCCTATTAATAAATCGCAACCAGGCAGCCTTCATGGGTATGACCTTATTGATATCACACAATTAAATCCGGATATTGGAACAAAGGAAGAATTTTTTCTTTTTACTGAATCTCTTCGAGAAATGAAAATGGGACTAATCGTCGATTTTGTTCCCAACCATATGTGCATTAATGAAGGAAATAAATGGTGGAACGACGTATTGGAAAATGGGCTCAGTTCTCTTTATGCCGAATATTTTGATATTAATTGGACGCCTCTAAAACCAGAATTAAATAATAAGGTTCTTTTGCCGATATTAGACAAGCAATACGGAAAAGTGATAGATGATCAAAATCTCAAAATTGCCTTTAAGCAAGGAGCCTTTTTTGTTCAGTACCACAAAAAATTTTATCCTTTAAATCCAAGTTCTTGGGTACTCATTCTTAATTTGCTTGTTGAACACTTAAAAAACAATTTAGAATGCAATCAATCTCAGTTATCCGAATTAGAAAGCATTGTAACAGCTCTCGCATATATGCCAAGTATTCTGGAAACAGATTTAGAAAAACGTAAGGAGCGTAGCCGAGAGAAAGAAGTGATAAAAAAAAGATTAGTTAAATTAATTCAGCACAATCCCACTATTCTAATTGATATTCACGAAGTTTTAAAAAAATTTAATGTGAGTGAAGATTGCCCTCCTAATTATGATAATCTCGAAAAATTGCTCAATGAGCAAGCATATCGGTTAAGTTATTGGCGCGTCACCAATGAGGAAATCAATTATCGTCGATTTTGTGATATTAATGAATTAGCAAGCATGTGTGTAGAAAATGAGAGTGTGTTTGACAAGATGCATTCTTGGATTTTTAATATGATCAAACAAAATCATGTACAAGGCTTACGCATCGATCATGTAGATGGTTTATTTGATCCTGAACAATATTTCATGCGTTTGCAAGGCAAATATAAACAATTGCTTGGAAATTACGATTTACATGAGCAAAAAGCTTTTTATGTCGTTATCGAGAAGATTTTAATTGGGAATGAAAAACTTCGTTCTCACTGGCTTGTTCATGGAACAACAGGTTATGATTTTTTAAATTTAGTCAATGGCGTATTTGTTTTTACTCAGCATAGTGAAGACTTTTATCAAATTTATAGAAATTTTACAGGCTCTTTCCAAGAAATCGAGGAAATCATTTATCAAGCTAAAAAATTGATATTGTCCAATTTTTTATCCAGTGAACTACAAATGCTCTCCCGGTGTTTAGAAATAATTGCCGAACAACATCGTTGGTCTAGAGATTATACATTTGAAAGTTTAAGGTCCGCGCTAATTGATATTGTCGCGTGTTTTCCCGTTTATCGTAGTTATATTCGCTTTTCTGATGAAATAATCAATCCAGAAGATAAAGTTTTAATCAACGAAGCAATTAAATTAGCAAAAAAAGTTAATCCAGCAAGCGATTTATCTGTTTTGAATTTCGTTCAAGATGTTCTTCTATTTGAAAATCCGCCTGGTTTAAATCAAAAGCAAATTGATGATCGAAAATATTTTATTATGCGTTTTCAGCAATTATCCGCGCCTATTGCAGCAAAGGGGATAGAGGATACTTTTTTTTATCGTTTCTATCCTTTAAGTTCGTTAAATGAAGTGGGAATGAAACCCGGCCAATTTGGTATTGATGTCAGCCATTTTCATCGCATCAATCAAATGAGACTACAAAATTGGCCTCATAGTTTATTGACAACCTTCACTCATGATACTAAACGAAGTGAAGATGTTCGAGCGAGGATTAACGTATTATCAGAAGATCCTCAAGAGTGGAATTTAATGTTGAACCGTTGGCATAAATTTAACCATCTCTCGCAAAGCGAACTACATCAAAAAGAGTTAGATCGCAATGAGGAATATCTTTTATATCAAACACTTATTGGAACTTGGCCTATTTATGAAATGGATGCTAATGCTTTGGTACATTATTGCCATCGGATAGAACTTTACATGATAAAAGCATTAAGAGAGGCTAAAATTCATACTAGTTGGATTAACCATCAAGTCGATTATGAAAATAGCGTTAGAAATTTTATTCAAAGAATTTTGTCGCCAGATAGCCTATTTTTAATAGATTTTAAAGCGTGGATTCCAAAAATTATCAAAGCTGGATTGTTTAATTCAATCTCCCAATTAATTTTGAAAATAACAAGCCCTGGAATTCCTGATTTCTACCAGGGAAGCGAATTATGGGAGTTTTCATTAGTAGATCCGGATAATCGTCATTTGGTTGATTATTCAAGTCGACCCCAGCTATTACAAATTATTAAACAAAGATCAAAAGAAGATTTACCTAAATTTATTCATCAATTGGTTCAAAATCCAGAAGATGGATTGATCAAATTGTACGTTACATCTGTTCTTCTAAATTTTCGTAATGGCTATTTCAAAATTTTTCAAGAAGGAGATTATCAACCAGTAGAAATTATAGGAAATAAATCTCAACACGTGATTGCTTTTACTCGTTCTATTTCTAATATGCAGCTTCTTGTCGTCGTAGGAAGATTTTTCAAAAATTTAACCGATATATCAACAATATTACCTATCAATCAAGTTTGGGATCAGACCTATTTATCGATTTCTTTACCAAATGGGGAGGCTTATCGAGATATACTGTCTGGACAAACTTTTGAATTTGAATCTTGTCAATCAATCAGTCTTTCGCAGTTGTTTTCCCATTTTCCTTTTGCCGTTCTTTTGAAAGAATAA
- the hemH gene encoding ferrochelatase, protein MNQRTGILLVNLGTPKTPRPKDVYRYLNEFLTDGRVIDLPWLKRQLLVRCIIVPFRYKQSSMLYQKLWTAEGSPLLVHGIAVQTKLQMILGESFQVELAMRYQNPSIEEGLERLKLANVKEIVIFPLFPQYASATTGSVHQEVMKHLQQWQNIPTLTFINSYPDHPGLVGAFCERAKQYDLSIYDYFLFSFHGLPERQIRKGDSTGKCLTENCCQVICSDNAFCYKAQCYRTAKAIASKLRIKLEQYTVCFQSRLGKETWIQPYTSDLLKDCLAKNRKKILVFCPAFVCDCLETTCEVSIEYAEEFKHLGGDTLHLVEGLNSHPVWIEAIKTIIQEHLPHPHSQFSR, encoded by the coding sequence ATGAATCAAAGAACAGGAATTTTACTTGTTAACCTTGGAACACCTAAAACTCCTCGACCTAAAGATGTCTATCGTTATTTGAATGAATTTTTAACCGATGGGAGAGTAATTGATTTGCCCTGGCTAAAAAGACAGCTCTTAGTAAGATGCATTATTGTTCCTTTTAGATATAAACAATCAAGCATGCTCTACCAAAAACTATGGACAGCTGAAGGATCTCCTCTTCTTGTTCATGGAATAGCTGTTCAAACTAAACTGCAAATGATTTTAGGTGAATCATTTCAAGTTGAGTTGGCGATGCGTTATCAAAATCCCTCAATTGAAGAAGGTTTAGAGCGCTTAAAATTAGCAAATGTAAAAGAAATTGTGATTTTTCCTTTATTTCCTCAATATGCGTCTGCCACAACAGGCTCTGTACATCAAGAAGTTATGAAACATTTACAGCAGTGGCAAAATATCCCAACACTGACATTTATCAATAGTTACCCAGACCATCCTGGTTTAGTAGGAGCTTTCTGTGAAAGGGCAAAGCAATACGATTTAAGTATTTATGATTATTTTTTATTTAGCTTTCACGGATTACCGGAAAGGCAGATTCGAAAAGGAGATTCAACAGGTAAATGTTTAACAGAAAACTGTTGTCAAGTGATTTGCTCGGACAATGCATTTTGTTACAAAGCCCAGTGCTATAGAACAGCAAAAGCCATTGCTTCAAAACTTAGGATTAAACTCGAGCAATATACCGTTTGTTTTCAGTCTAGACTCGGAAAAGAGACATGGATTCAGCCTTATACAAGTGATTTATTAAAAGATTGTCTCGCAAAAAATAGAAAAAAAATCCTTGTTTTTTGCCCTGCTTTTGTTTGTGATTGTCTTGAAACCACGTGTGAAGTTTCTATCGAATATGCTGAAGAATTTAAACATTTGGGAGGGGATACTCTGCATCTAGTGGAGGGTCTAAACAGCCATCCCGTTTGGATAGAGGCTATAAAGACGATCATTCAAGAACATCTTCCTCACCCTCACAGTCAATTTTCTCGGTAA
- a CDS encoding ATP-dependent Clp protease ATP-binding subunit, with amino-acid sequence MMPWNISILPSFILFNTHSTLVSPPSSPLQNLRSLEDLAELLLSEEWGMDKWEKWQTQLTQFIREHSQDKENFDRFLSNIVFGMVQKDLPKALNFLSEVIDLELMNEIAHFKSQQEELPLFRSAFESAFLRASLCTQRNTTAMADKFYGEWKRFRPIAIYFFPNLINLFLGAFNFLDSHKKFTTLWDKYLLLDIVYKFFAIPFFLVQVLQPIVGVTVRVYAIAAAIIVCGGVLAACYQKWLKPLPDEIVNCTNLDKQFERGNIDPKVGMTKTVNQIISALLTGSNILLVGKSGDGKTAVTQRLIQLKHEKKLPQELLKRTNYEVDCGLLISNYSFGHSELINQIKNQIDGFEDQILFHFDELDQLATNDSAFKAFKKRFLTDRPSPLFIATTTFEKLQQIESLDTDGAFRRKIVKIIVDGDDENQNRHMIQELINRTAIDIPIQDEAVEKVLELSKRQNYLPNIGAPAKAIKLLEDAIGKCRWVYSKDFTLLELELAKQELQHMNSRQSRAIRETALEMETYINLKRRIEELEKKEKKLKDEIQNIKFLISQQLSLKENYFRLTHQLAKVFSQNSSIREGENRYTGKKEKEQKIYLLSYFYAIHAFKSALQQKINTIHSQLHIQVDASLIQQVFNESVALLPDTPIL; translated from the coding sequence ATGATGCCTTGGAATATATCGATTTTACCCTCTTTTATCCTTTTTAACACACATTCAACTTTAGTTAGTCCACCTTCTTCCCCCTTACAAAATTTGCGTTCACTTGAAGATTTAGCAGAATTGTTGTTGTCTGAAGAATGGGGGATGGATAAATGGGAAAAATGGCAAACACAACTTACTCAATTTATACGTGAGCATTCACAAGATAAAGAAAATTTCGATCGATTTTTGTCAAATATTGTTTTTGGTATGGTCCAAAAAGACCTGCCAAAAGCCTTGAATTTTCTTTCTGAAGTCATCGATTTAGAATTAATGAATGAAATTGCTCATTTTAAAAGTCAACAAGAAGAACTTCCTCTATTTCGCAGTGCTTTCGAATCCGCTTTTTTAAGAGCTTCCTTATGTACACAACGTAATACCACAGCAATGGCTGATAAATTTTACGGAGAATGGAAACGTTTTCGCCCTATTGCTATTTATTTTTTCCCAAACTTAATCAATCTCTTTTTAGGTGCCTTCAATTTTTTAGATTCGCATAAAAAATTTACTACTTTATGGGATAAATATTTATTACTGGATATTGTTTATAAGTTTTTTGCTATTCCTTTTTTTTTGGTACAAGTATTACAGCCGATTGTTGGGGTGACAGTAAGAGTCTATGCAATTGCAGCAGCGATTATCGTCTGTGGAGGGGTTTTGGCCGCTTGCTATCAAAAGTGGCTAAAGCCTTTACCTGATGAAATCGTGAATTGCACTAATTTAGATAAACAGTTTGAAAGAGGGAATATAGATCCTAAAGTTGGCATGACTAAAACAGTTAATCAAATCATTTCCGCATTGCTAACAGGATCTAATATCCTTCTGGTGGGGAAGTCTGGAGATGGAAAAACTGCTGTTACACAAAGGCTTATCCAACTCAAACATGAAAAGAAGTTACCCCAAGAGTTGCTTAAAAGAACGAACTATGAAGTTGATTGCGGGTTATTAATTTCGAATTATAGTTTTGGACATTCAGAATTGATTAATCAAATTAAAAATCAAATTGACGGATTTGAAGATCAAATTCTATTCCATTTTGATGAACTCGATCAATTAGCTACCAATGATTCTGCTTTTAAAGCTTTCAAGAAAAGGTTTTTGACTGATCGCCCAAGTCCTTTATTTATTGCAACCACAACTTTTGAAAAATTACAGCAAATAGAAAGTCTCGATACTGATGGGGCATTTAGAAGAAAAATTGTCAAAATTATTGTTGATGGAGATGACGAAAATCAAAATCGACACATGATTCAAGAATTGATTAACCGTACAGCTATCGACATTCCTATTCAAGATGAAGCGGTTGAAAAAGTTTTAGAGCTCTCCAAGCGGCAAAATTATTTACCAAATATTGGAGCACCGGCAAAAGCTATTAAATTACTGGAAGATGCAATTGGTAAATGTCGATGGGTTTATAGCAAAGACTTTACTTTGCTTGAATTAGAACTTGCTAAGCAAGAGCTTCAACATATGAATTCTCGTCAAAGTAGAGCGATTAGAGAAACTGCTTTAGAAATGGAAACTTATATCAACCTAAAGAGACGCATAGAAGAGTTAGAAAAAAAAGAAAAGAAATTAAAGGACGAAATTCAAAATATTAAATTTTTAATTTCACAACAATTATCGTTAAAAGAAAATTATTTTAGATTAACACATCAACTTGCCAAAGTATTTTCACAAAATAGTTCGATTAGAGAGGGAGAGAATAGATATACGGGAAAGAAGGAAAAAGAGCAAAAAATTTACCTATTATCTTATTTTTATGCTATTCATGCCTTTAAATCGGCTTTACAACAAAAAATCAATACTATCCATTCTCAACTGCACATCCAAGTAGATGCTTCACTGATTCAACAAGTTTTTAATGAATCAGTAGCACTGTTGCCCGACACGCCTATTTTATAA
- a CDS encoding DEAD/DEAH box helicase, producing the protein MTQDSIIEQDLAFEQFGLKAPILQALQEAGFKIASPIQKQAIPVVLAGHDVVAQAHTGTGKTAAFGLPALHLIHDNPGSQLLVLTPTRELASQVSDELFRLGRHLGIRTATICGGKSFRPQIEALQRGVQVIVATPGRLQDLLESDSLPDFRPAIVVLDEADEMLDMGFLEAIQRIFTFLPAKRQTLLFSATMPSAIQKLAHQILKKPIFISVTQKETTNKDIKQVYYVIREDERDDAILRLLDSEEPAKSIIFCRTKKDVDRLSTTLVANGYHARGLHGDMEQPQREEVIRHFRSEQIRVLVATDVAARGLSVSDVSHVFNYHLPFDPASYVHRIGRTGRAGNKGVASTFVTLREWREFQRYEKVTGAPINREIIPTLEDVKKLKRQKLVSRIQNQPLHQETELVLELMKEVDHSTLVSKFISFVLEQETIQGPDRIGVEPRGQERDTRGQRTDKFNDERRRANRPQQKFGKANGFKKEHDKGFKKTFGQKNRASHPSKVPSSAAGFKERTRSI; encoded by the coding sequence ATGACCCAAGATTCAATTATTGAGCAAGATTTAGCTTTTGAGCAATTTGGTTTAAAAGCCCCCATTTTACAAGCATTGCAAGAAGCTGGTTTTAAAATAGCAAGTCCTATTCAAAAACAAGCAATTCCCGTCGTATTAGCAGGGCATGATGTAGTTGCTCAGGCGCACACAGGAACAGGAAAAACAGCTGCATTTGGTTTGCCAGCTTTACACCTAATCCATGATAACCCAGGCTCTCAACTTTTAGTATTAACCCCCACGCGTGAATTAGCCAGTCAAGTAAGTGATGAGTTATTTCGTTTAGGGAGGCATTTAGGAATTCGTACAGCAACAATTTGTGGCGGTAAATCCTTTAGACCTCAAATTGAAGCTTTACAGCGCGGGGTTCAAGTTATTGTGGCTACACCCGGTCGATTACAAGATCTTTTAGAATCTGATAGCTTACCTGATTTTCGGCCCGCTATTGTCGTTTTAGATGAAGCGGATGAAATGTTAGACATGGGATTTTTAGAAGCAATCCAAAGAATCTTCACTTTTTTACCAGCAAAGAGACAAACTTTACTTTTTTCGGCGACAATGCCCTCAGCTATCCAAAAATTAGCTCACCAAATATTAAAAAAGCCTATTTTCATCAGCGTCACGCAAAAAGAGACGACAAATAAAGATATCAAGCAAGTTTATTATGTTATTCGTGAAGATGAACGCGACGATGCAATTTTACGTTTGTTAGACAGTGAAGAACCTGCTAAATCAATTATTTTTTGCCGAACAAAAAAAGATGTTGATCGTTTATCAACAACGTTAGTGGCTAATGGCTATCATGCTCGAGGTTTACATGGTGATATGGAACAACCACAACGAGAAGAGGTTATTCGCCATTTTCGTTCTGAACAAATTCGTGTTTTAGTCGCAACTGACGTGGCTGCTAGAGGTTTAAGTGTTTCAGACGTTTCTCATGTCTTTAATTACCATCTCCCTTTTGATCCTGCCAGCTATGTTCATAGAATTGGGCGTACAGGTAGAGCGGGAAATAAAGGGGTGGCGAGTACCTTCGTCACACTTAGAGAATGGCGAGAATTTCAAAGATATGAAAAAGTGACTGGTGCTCCTATTAATCGAGAAATTATTCCAACTCTTGAAGATGTAAAAAAGTTAAAGAGACAAAAACTTGTAAGTCGAATTCAAAATCAACCCCTTCATCAAGAAACTGAATTAGTTTTAGAATTGATGAAAGAAGTCGATCATTCAACTTTGGTCTCTAAGTTTATTTCATTTGTTTTGGAGCAAGAGACTATTCAAGGTCCAGATCGAATTGGTGTAGAGCCAAGGGGTCAAGAAAGGGATACGAGAGGGCAACGCACTGACAAATTTAATGATGAGCGTCGCCGAGCTAATCGACCCCAACAAAAATTTGGGAAAGCTAACGGGTTCAAAAAAGAGCATGATAAAGGCTTTAAAAAAACTTTTGGGCAAAAAAATCGTGCAAGTCACCCAAGTAAAGTACCCAGTTCAGCAGCTGGTTTTAAAGAACGTACACGTTCTATTTAA
- a CDS encoding IS630 transposase-related protein, producing the protein MAYSKNLSQKALSYLEIGHSAEEVRLVFGIALRTVFNWLKRQRNGCLEDKPRKRHPIKIDNDQLKNYIKKYPDSYFKELAKEFNVDPSSIFYACKRLKITLKKGLILQRKR; encoded by the coding sequence ATGGCATACTCCAAAAATTTAAGTCAAAAAGCACTCAGCTATTTAGAAATTGGACATTCTGCAGAAGAAGTAAGACTAGTTTTCGGTATAGCGTTAAGAACAGTGTTTAACTGGCTGAAACGTCAAAGAAATGGATGTTTAGAAGATAAACCAAGAAAAAGGCATCCAATTAAAATTGATAATGACCAACTAAAGAACTATATTAAAAAATATCCTGATAGTTATTTTAAAGAGTTAGCAAAAGAATTTAATGTAGATCCTTCCTCTATATTCTATGCTTGTAAGAGGCTTAAAATCACTTTAAAAAAAGGCCTTATTTTACAAAGAAAGAGATAA
- a CDS encoding transposase, which translates to MNECLKRHSGRAFRGKKVYSAVSGHCFARERFIAAKCQSKIFAPFCYTGTCHTTLFNTQLEKILIPELKTGQVIIMDNTTFHQSKKPNI; encoded by the coding sequence ATTAATGAATGTCTAAAACGTCATAGTGGGCGAGCTTTTAGAGGAAAGAAAGTTTATTCAGCAGTATCTGGGCATTGTTTTGCAAGAGAAAGATTTATAGCAGCTAAATGTCAATCTAAAATTTTTGCTCCTTTTTGCTATACGGGAACGTGTCATACTACCTTGTTTAATACACAGTTAGAAAAAATATTAATTCCAGAGCTTAAAACTGGACAAGTCATTATTATGGATAATACTACTTTTCATCAGTCTAAAAAACCAAATATCTGA